The genomic DNA ACGGTGCTCGGCAAGGCCCAGGTCGTGGTGGGCCTCGGCTGACATGAGCGACGCCCCACGCTTCAGCGAGCTCACGACGCTGCGGATCGGCGGCCCGATCGCGCGGCTCTCGACGGCGACCACCCAGCGCGACCTCGTCGACCTCGCGGTCGACGCGTGGGAGTCGGGCGAGCCGTGGATGGCGCTCGGCGGCGGGTCGAACCTGCTCGTCGGCGACGAGGGCTTCGAGGGTACGGTGATCCGGGTCGCGACGCGCGGCATCGAAGTGCTTCCGGATGCCTCGCCCGGCGGGCTCGCCGCGACGGATGACTCGGTGCACCGCGTGCGCATCCGGGTGCAGGCGGGCGAGACGTGGGACGACCTCGTCGCGTGGACGGTCGAGCAGGGGTACTCGGGCATCGAGGCGCTGAGCGGCATCCCGGGGTCGGTCGGCGCCGCGCCGGTGCAGAACATCGGCGCGTACGGGCAGGAGCTGTCGTCGACGCTCGTGGCGATCGAGTTCCTCGACGAGGGCGCGTCGACGCCTCGGCGGATGACCGCCGACGAGCTCGAGCTCGGCTACCGCACCTCGGTGCTGAAGCAGGGCCTCGCGGGCGTCGTGGTGTCGGTCGAGCTCGACCTGCACGACACCGCGGCCGAGCGCGCGGTGCTCGGCGAGGCGATCGGCGCACCCGTCGCGTACGCGCAGCTCGCGGGCGCGCTCGGGGTGCAGCTGGGCGACCGGGTGCCGCTCGCCCGGGTGCGCGAGGCGGTGCTCGCGCTGCGCGCCTCGAAGGGCATGGTGCTCGACCCCGACGACCCCGACTCGGTGAGCGCCGGCTCGTTCTTCACGAACCCGATCGTCACCGAGCGGTTCGCGCGCACGCTGCCCGCCGACGCGCCGCGCTGGTACCTCGAGCCCGACGAGCCCGACGAGGTGACCCCGTTGTCCGAGCTCGCCAGCGGATCCCCGCTCGACGCGTTCCTCGCGCACCAGGCCTCGCTCGAGGCATCCGCCGTATCCGAGCCGGACGCCGCGCCGGCCGAAACCCTCGTGAAACTGTCGGCCGCCTGGCTGATCGAGCACGCCGGGATCCGCCGCGGGTTCGCGCTGCCGGGCTCGCGGGCCGCGATCTCGTCGAAGCACACGCTCGCGCTCACGAATCGCGGCGGGGCGACGGCTGAGGAGCTCGCCCAGCTCGCGCGGTTCGTGCAGGGTCGCGTGCAGTCCGAGTTCGGCCTGCTGCTGCGTCCCGAGCCGATGCTCGTCGGCGTCGAGCTGTAGTTCCGCGTCGCGCACGGCGCGGTCACCGCGCCGGACTCGGGCGGAGTGCTGAGCACGGCGTGCCGGGTCAGGCGAGCTCGGTGCGGGTGTCGGCGGCGCCGATGAGGCGGGCGTCGTGCGATGCGACGAGCACCGAGATGCCCGCGGCGGCGAGGCCGGTCAGCAGGGCGATCACGCCGTCGGCGGTGGCACGGTCGAGGCTCGCCGTCGGCTCGTCGGCCATCACGATGCCGGGCTCGAGCAGCAGCGCGCGTGCGAGGGCGACGCGCTGGCGCTCGCCGCCCGAGAGCCGGTCGGGCGTGTGCGCGAGCCGGCCTCCGACCCCGAGCTCGTCGAGCAGGGCCTCGGCGCGCGGCCGCAGCTCGGCGACCCGGCGGTCGGGCACGGCGGGCAGCAGCACGTTCTCGAGCGCGGTCATGCCGTCGACGAGCGCACCGCCCTGGTCGAGGTAGCCGACCTCCGAGCGTCGTCGGGCGGTGATGCGGTCGTCGGGCAGGTCGGCCAGTCCGTCGCCCGACCATCGCACCTCGCCGGCCGCGGGGCGGGTGAGACCGGCGGCGACCCGCAGGATGCTGGTCTTGCCCGATCCGCTGCGCCCGGCGAGGCAGTGCATGGTGCCGGCCGGCACGCCGAGCGACCAGTCGGCGACCACCTCGAGGTCGGTGTCGCCGTCGCGCGGGTGGCGGATCGTGACGGAGTCGAGTTCGAGTCGCGCGGTCATCGTCCGGTCCGTTCGGTTCGAGGGGATGCCCCGTCGCGGATGCGACGGCGGGTGGCGAGGGTCGCGGCGCCGGCGAGCGTCGCCGAGGCCGCGGCGATGCCGGCGAGCAGCACGGCATCGCCGGGTCGCACGGCGGCCGCGATCGCAGCGGCGACGGCCGTGATGATCGCGGCGGCGGGGAGGAGGATGGCGAGCGATTCGGCCCGCCAGGCCCGGTGACGCTCGGCCCCGGTCCAGCCGATGGCGCGCAGCACGCCGTCTTGAGCCGCACGCCGCCGGATCTCCAGCCGCCGGCTGAGCACGCCGAGCACCGCGGCGGCCGCGAGCGCGACGCCCGCGAGCAGCAGCCGGGCGGCGAGCGCCTGCCCGAGTGCGAACCCGGCGAGCAGGCTCGCGCCGGCCGCGTCGCGCTCGGCGAGCACGATCGCGGCGATCGAGACGGCGGCTCCGGCGGCGGTCAGCATGGTGAGTGCGACGCTCGCGGCGAACAGCGGGTGGATGCGCACCTGCCGCACGCCGAACCGTGCCGCGGTGAGCGGGCGCAGCGCGGTGCGCCCGCGTCGCCCCACACGAGCGGTGGTCCTCCGCCGGCTGCGCGGGCGGGCGTCGCCGCGCGGGCGGGTCTCGCCGCGCGATCCGGCGATGACGGATGCCGCGCCGAATGCCGCGACGATGGTCACCGCCGCGGCGGCGCCGATGAGCGTGAGCCCCCGGTCCTGTGCGACGAGCACAGCGGCGGTGCCGGTCGCGGCGATCACGGCGACGGCGATCAGTTCTTCGAGCCCGAACCACTGCACGATGCGTCGTCGGCGCCAGCCGATCATCCGAAGCGTGCTCGCGACCCGGCGCCGGCCCGGGATCGCCACGAGGGTCGACGCGCCGACGAGCAGGGCGGCCGCGCCGAGGCCCGCACCGAGCGCGATGGTGGTGGCGGTGCTGATCGCACTGCCGACGCGCGACGCCGCCTCGAGCTCGGTCCACCGCTGGCGCACCAGGCCGAGGTCGCCGACCCGCTGGGTCTCGGCGGCGTCGAGGGTGCCGAACGCGTACCCGCCGACGGCCACGTCGACGTCGATCGGGCTCGAGCCCGCGGCGTGCACGACGTCGAGTCCGAGCGCGCGGATCCGCTGCGCGACCCCGTCGATGCGCGCCAGCGCGTCGGCGTCGAACTCGTCGATGCCCGCGACCCGGACCCGCACCGCCTGGATCGGTACGTCCGCGGCGTCGGGGTCGACGGAGGCCAGATCGGCGACGAGCGTGGTCGCGGCGTTCACGAGCCCCGTTCCGCTGAGGTTCGGCCGCAGCTCGGTCGGGTCGACGGGTTCGCCGTCGCCGTCGGCCACGAGGGTCGCACCCGCCGACTCGTACGCGCCGAGCGGCGCGGCCGCGAGCGGGTCGGCGAGGGCCGACACCCCGTCGAGGTCGAGCTCGCCGACCGGCACGAGCTGTTGCGCGACCGGTTCGCCCTGGTCGAGGGTCGGGATGTCGCCGAGCGTGCCGTAGACGGATTCCGAGCCGACCGCGCCGCCGCCGGGGCTCGTTTCGAGCACCGGGCTGCCGACCTCGTAGCCGAACAGCAGACTGCGGTATCCGGGGGAGTAGCGCTCGGCGTCCAGGCGGGGGCCTGCCTCGGTCGGGCGGTAGTGGGGTGCGGCGAGCGGCACGCCGCCGTCGAAGGCCGGGAAGTCCGGATGCAGCGGATCGAGCGCCGGCGCCTCGGTGCCGGGCCAGGGCAGCACGATCCTGGCGTCCGAGAGCGGGTCGAGCAGCGCACCGGCATCGGCTTCGATGCGGCCCGCGGGTTCGCCCGGCAACCCGTCGATCAGCGCGTCGGGGAACGCGTAGCCGCCCGCGACCCGATCCGAGACGGCGGTCGGCCCGAAGTCCTCGAGCTCGACC from Agromyces larvae includes the following:
- a CDS encoding UDP-N-acetylmuramate dehydrogenase, with the protein product MSDAPRFSELTTLRIGGPIARLSTATTQRDLVDLAVDAWESGEPWMALGGGSNLLVGDEGFEGTVIRVATRGIEVLPDASPGGLAATDDSVHRVRIRVQAGETWDDLVAWTVEQGYSGIEALSGIPGSVGAAPVQNIGAYGQELSSTLVAIEFLDEGASTPRRMTADELELGYRTSVLKQGLAGVVVSVELDLHDTAAERAVLGEAIGAPVAYAQLAGALGVQLGDRVPLARVREAVLALRASKGMVLDPDDPDSVSAGSFFTNPIVTERFARTLPADAPRWYLEPDEPDEVTPLSELASGSPLDAFLAHQASLEASAVSEPDAAPAETLVKLSAAWLIEHAGIRRGFALPGSRAAISSKHTLALTNRGGATAEELAQLARFVQGRVQSEFGLLLRPEPMLVGVEL
- a CDS encoding ABC transporter ATP-binding protein, with the translated sequence MTARLELDSVTIRHPRDGDTDLEVVADWSLGVPAGTMHCLAGRSGSGKTSILRVAAGLTRPAAGEVRWSGDGLADLPDDRITARRRSEVGYLDQGGALVDGMTALENVLLPAVPDRRVAELRPRAEALLDELGVGGRLAHTPDRLSGGERQRVALARALLLEPGIVMADEPTASLDRATADGVIALLTGLAAAGISVLVASHDARLIGAADTRTELA